The following are encoded together in the Lactuca sativa cultivar Salinas chromosome 1, Lsat_Salinas_v11, whole genome shotgun sequence genome:
- the LOC111896982 gene encoding protein RALF-like 24, which yields MKSPLLLFLFIFLHCHFQISSGVSSLNPNFLTNNEFDPMVKRVCSGTIGGCSEDEMMESEISRRILLMEKKYISYETLKRDLVPCGTPGASYYNCKGKGVANPYNRGCEIITRCARDAINT from the coding sequence ATGAAGTCCCCCCTTCTActcttcctcttcatcttcttacATTGCCACTTCCAGATTTCATCCGGGGTTTCAagtttaaaccctaattttctaaCAAACAATGAATTCGATCCAATGGTGAAAAGGGTTTGTAGTGGGACGATTGGCGGGTGTTCAGAAGATGAAATGATGGAATCTGAGATCAGTAGGAGGATCTTGTTAATGGAGAAAAAGTACATAAGCTATGAGACTTTAAAGAGGGATCTTGTACCTTGTGGTACACCTGGAGCTTCGTACTACAATTGTAAGGGCAAAGGGGTCGCTAACCCTTATAATAGAGGCTGTGAAATCATCACAAGATGTGCTAGAGATGCTATAAACACATAA
- the LOC111896942 gene encoding adenosylhomocysteinase produces MALTVEKTSTGREYKVKDMSLADFGRLELELAEVEMPGLMSCRTEFGPSQPFKGARITGSLHMTIQTGVLIETLTALGAEVRWCSCNIFSTQDHAASAIARDSAAVFAWKGETLQEYWWCTERALDWGPGGGPDLIVDDGGDATLLIHEGVKAEEEFEKTGKLPDPTSTDNAEFQIVLSIIKEGLAVDPKKYHKMKDRLVGVSEETTTGVKRLYQMQANGTLLFPAINVNDSVTKSKFDNLYGCRHSLPDGLMRATDVMIAGKVAVVCGYGDVGKGCAAAMKQAGARVIVTEIDPICALQATMEGLQVLPLEDVVSDADIFVTTTGNKDIIMVSDMRKMKNNAIVCNIGHFDNEIDMLGLETYPGVKRITIKPQTDRWVFPETKTGIIILAEGRLMNLGCATGHPSFVMSCSFTNQVIAQLELWKERTTGKYKKEVYVLPKHLDEKVAALHLAKLGAKLTILSKDQADYINVPVEGPYKPLTYRY; encoded by the exons ATGGCTCTCACCGTCGAGAAAACCTCCACCGGCCGTGAGTACAAAGTCAAGGACATGTCCTTGGCCGACTTCGGCCGCCTGGAACTCGAATTAGCCGAAGTTGAAATGCCCGGTCTCATGTCTTGCAGGACGGAATTCGGTCCTTCTCAGCCTTTCAAGGGTGCCAGAATCACTGGCTCCCTCCACATGACAATCCAGACCGGTGTCCTCATCGAAACTCTCACCGCTTTGGGTGCTGAGGTTAGATGGTGTTCCTGCAACATTTTCTCAACTCAAGACCATGCCGCCTCCGCCATCGCCCGTGATTCCGCTGCCGTGTTCGCCTGGAAGGGGGAAACTCTACAGGAGTACTGGTGGTGCACGGAGCGTGCTCTAGATTGGGGTCCCGGCGGTGGTCCCGATTTGATCGTTGACGATGGTGGTGACGCTACTCTATTGATTCACGAGGGAGTGAAGGCTGAGGAGGAGTTTGAGAAGACCGGCAAATTGCCCGATCCGACTTCCACCGACAACGCTGAGTTCCAGATCGTGTTGTCGATCATTAAGGAAGGTCTAGCAGTCGACCCCAAGAAGTACCACAAAATGAAGGATAGGTTGGTTGGTGTGTCTGAGGAAACCACCACTGGTGTTAAGAGGTTGTACCAGATGCAAGCCAATGGTACTCTGCTTTTCCCTGCCATTAATGTCAATGACTCTGTCACCAAGAGCAAG TTCGACAACTTGTACGGATGCCGTCACTCTCTCCCCGACGGTTTGATGAGAGCCACTGACGTCATGATCGCCGGAAAGGTCGCAGTCGTCTGCGGATACGGAGACGTCGGAAAGGGTTGCGCCGCCGCAATGAAGCAAGCCGGAGCACGTGTCATCGTGACAGAAATCGACCCAATCTGCGCCCTCCAAGCCACCATGGAAGGTCTCCAAGTCCTCCCCTTGGAAGACGTCGTCTCCGACGCCGACATCTTCGTCACCACCACCGGAAACAAAGACATCATCATGGTCTCCGACATGAGGAAGATGAAGAACAACGCCATCGTCTGCAACATCGGCCATTTCGACAATGAAATCGACATGCTCGGACTTGAAACCTACCCAGGTGTGAAGCGCATCACCATCAAACCACAAACTGACAGGTGGGTCTTCCCTGAAACCAAGACCGGAATCATCATCTTGGCTGAAGGTCGGCTCATGAACTTGGGTTGCGCCACCGGCCACCCTAGTTTCGTGATGTCATGCTCTTTCACCAACCAAGTTATCGCTCAGCTTGAGTTGTGGAAGGAGAGAACCACCGGAAAGTACAAGAAGGAGGTCTATGTTCTACCTAAGCATCTTGATGAGAAGGTTGCTGCACTTCATCTTGCAAAGCTTGGAGCTAAGTTGACAATTCTTAGCAAAGATCAAGCTGATTACATCAATGTTCCAGTTGAAGGTCCATACAAGCCTCTTACTTACAGGTACTGA